The sequence AACACTGAAGGATGAAACCTGGCTCTTGTGAAATTGAGTTGGTGGCAGTGGTACAGGCTACAGGGAGACTAGAGTTGGAATCTGGAACCTGGCTGGTGCAGGAGGGACCAGCCTCTGAGGGATGGGTGGATACACAAGTGCCCCTCTCTTTGCAAGGAGTCAGCTTCAGCACTATGCTCAAGGCTCAGCCCCATTGGAAAGGTTTGTTTGGAGAAAAGACAGAACTCTGGGTTTCCTAGTGTGCAAGGTTAAGATCCCAGAATCATCTGAACATGGGCTCAAAGTGAGGGTTTAGGAAAAGTGAGGGCTTAGGACCCCTTGCTTGTGAAAGTTAGGCATTGATAAACATCTCTGCCCTCCATTAGGAAGAAGCAGCCTACATCTGTGACAAAGATCTATCACAAAGCCTACATCTGGGCCACTGGGCTCTCCTCCCCTGTCTCGGTGCCAGAGCCGCTGGCCCTCTCTGAGTGTTCCTGAGCCTTGGACACATCTATGTCTGAGAGGTCAGGGAGGAGCAAGTTGCCATGGTGTACCTCTCTGCAGGGTGATAGCAGACCGCCTGATTGATTCTCGAGTCAGTACAGAACTGGGCAGTGACCTGGTGAGCTGGATAAGCTGTTTAGCCATCAGAACCTCAGACTCTCATCCCACAGGGACACTTGACCTCTGTGGGGTCTGATTGGAAAAAGATGCTTAAGTGGCCCCAGCCAACAAGAGTCCTGTCCCTCCTGGGCCAGAGGGGACCTTGGATACTCTTGAGTCTTGTGCCAGTTGGGCATCTTGCTGCCCCTCCTGACCTATCCATTTGCCTCTGTCCTATTGTTGGTCTTTTGAACTTAGGTTCCAGGCTGTTCCAAGGACCATCCAGCTCGAAGATCTCCCCCAGGAGGTCCACCACCAGGCCCAGTTTTCAAGGCCTCAAGCCACCTGCAGGCCACACCTTTCTGCAAATTGTAGTGGAGCAGTTTCCTTCTCTGCTCACCAACAGTGCCATCCTCTACCTCCCCTCCCCTGTTGCCCAGGCTCAGCTTCGCAGAGGCCACCCACTGGGCAGGAGGGACACCCCAGGGACTAAGGCTCACTCCCAAGTCACCACCTGTGCAGACCTGAACAAGGGGTTCCCCGTCTTACTCCCGACTTTTTAGCTCTCCTCTACCAGAAAAACAGGGAGACGAAATTCACGCCTGGCATGTGCCTTTGTGTACCAGTCAGTGAAGGACAGGCCCAATTCTAGTGCTGAGCAGGCAGTTTGCCAGGAGCAGTCAAGATTacccctccctccactcccaggGTGGCAAAGGGCATTCATTACGtcgaggggggagggggagcgtTTAACTCACTCTAAAGGGGGCTGGGGTGATGGGGGTAGTGGGAGGGACAATTCACAAAAGCCAGGGCTAGAAACTCCCaacggtttttttttttccagagcttcccttccctccctcccctcccccccgctaggctcccctcccccacctccagccgCTTGGTGGCCTGCAGCCAACACTGGCCACACTGTCCGCATTCAGGCCTCCCGCCCTCCCGGCCCTCTATCTCTTCCCCTGGCCTTCCCAACACTGTGCTCTCTCGCCACATCTCCaccccccgcctcccaccccccatTATGAACCGCGTTGACCTCTTCCGCCCTGGCGGCCAGCAGAGGCTAGGCTCTTCAGTCCCAGGCTGGCAGGCAAGGGACTTGGGGGCCAGCAACAGCCTCGCGCCTACCGGGCCCTCAGTCCCGTGGCCCCTGGCCCTGCTCGGGCCACCCCAGCCAGGAGGAAGATCGCTGCGTCTGCAGAAAGCTGGCCAGGGCCGGCCGCAGCAATCCCGGGTTTCGGCTTCCTGGCCTGGGGGAGCGGCACCTCGGAGTTCGAGTTCGGCCCATTCCCCTCGTTCCCTGGGGACCCTTAACCCCTTCCTGCGTGGGGAAACCAGGGGCCACTGCCTAGCCACCCAAAGCAGGATGGGTGAGATGGGGTCCCACATTTTCCTGCTCACTCAGGAAGCGGGGACCGGCAAGGCCTTGCTCTCGCAAGCCCTTCCCCCCTCCCACAACCCATCCACCTCGCGGGaagccccccgccccctgccctggcCGAGTTCGCGGCGCCTCCAGTCGCGGCTTCTGGCCTGGTGGTTTCCGGGGAGAGAGCCTGGCAGAGAAAGAGCCTCGGCAGCTTCCTCGGTGGGGCGGGGCCAGCGATGGCAGCAAGGGacgctggagagggtgggagggtcCCCTCCCTGCGGAACCTGCCCTGCCGGGCAGGGATTATTAGGAAGGAACACCCCTGCCGCACCAGGGCCAGCGCCAGGGTGTGTTGcgtcctggggggtggggggcaaaaaTCAGCAGGTGCCGGGTGGGCTTGGCGCGGGGGGGTAAGCCCCACCCACGTCTCCGTGCAGCTTGAGCACCCCTGCAACCCTCCCCCCACTATGCAGATCCCGAGTTTGCCCGCGCAGTGGGCAGCCGACGCCCGAAGACTCTAGAGAGCGGGGGCGACGCCAGCACAGCCCCCCCGCAGGAATTCCCCTCTCCTTTGGAGAGCCTCTCGACTTCCGGGGAGCGGGGTCACTCCCCGGGTGCGGGCCCCTCTGCTCGTGAAACCAGTTCACTTTGCTTTTGCAAAAGTTTATCGCAGGATGCGATAGGtcctcccactcccaccctccccccGCCCGACCTAAGGCGGAAGTAGGGTGCGGAGAGGCGTCCAGCcgctgcccacccacccccccagtCTCTGACGTTCCCTCTTAGCTAATCTCAAACAGCGAAAATGCACCTTCAACATCTCCATTTAATATTTACATTCAAGCAGGTAATAATTGGAAGCTTATAGTTTAGACATTTCTAGTAGCAGCAGTTTCTAGAGAGCTCGTTTAGCCTtttaacaaacttttttttttttgttttgcacatAGAAACAACACATCGATGTGTACAGTATCAAAAAATATATACCAAGGTTACTGGTATTGCAGTTCCTGGAAGGGGAGGAAATGAAATCAACCGAAATACTGAATGAACGGGTAGAAAGGCCAACAGAAAATAGTTCGTCTGATATAGAATATAACGTGATCTAGAGGAAACTCCATAAATCtaggtttttatatttcaatatataaatacctacaaataaatatatatatatatcagcccGAAGGGGGTGGTGGGCCTTTTGAGCTCAAACAATACATTTCAATATAACACCACGTACAAACGGGAGTAAAGTCTGCACTTGACAAGTTAGCACGGTTAAAATATAATACTATAACTCTTAGACCGCCGCGAGTGGCTGCCCTGTCAGTCCCGGAGGTCCACGAGAGAGGGGGTGGGGCAGATGAGGGCGAGACCCGCAGGCACGGCGTGGAAGGTGCCAGTGTGGGCCGGGCGCTCCAGCCTAGACCCGGCAGAGGGACGCGGTTGCCGCGGCTTCGGTTTTCGCGCTGGGGCCGGGCCGGGAGCTCCCGCAGTTGCAGAGAGGAGGAGTCCGCCCCCAGGCCCCAGGTGTTACGCCCCAGAAGTTGAAGCGCTTCCTCTTCCGACGCCCTTCGGCTACACCGTCAGGTACTCCTTGAACGTGACGGTGAGGCAGTTCGCGGTGACGTCGGTGATAATTATATTCCCAAAGAAGGGCTTGAACTCGCTCAGTTGCTCCTCGGGTTCGTCCTGGGCCTCGGTCGGGGGCTTCTCGGCCGCTGTTGCCGGCGCAGCAGCCACCGCCGCGGTCGCGGGCGCCTCGGGCTTCACCTGGAGGGCGCTGGGCGGCTCCCCGGCCTCGCTGCGTGTCTTGACGCAGCGTAAGTCTATGGGTTCGTCTAGGTCCGAGTCCAGCAGGATGACCTCCGGTTGCGGGAGGGCGGCGGCGGGGGGCACGTCCGCAGGGCGCTCCGAGGCGGGGCTGCCCCCCAGGCATGTGGGGGTGCTGATGCTGCGCGCCGTCAGACGCTTCTTGCAGGGTTCTCGCTCGCCGTGGGTCTCGGAGAGGCAGCGCTTGCGCGCATGGGAGAGATTTAGGTCGACGgcgtggtgatgatggtggtggtggtggtggtggtggtgatggtgggaggGTGGGTGTGTGCTGCGGGCCGGGTCCCAGGCCAGCAGGTCGGGCTTGGTTGTGAGCTGCAGAGGCTGCTCGCCGAAGGCCTCCTTGGTCGGGGAGAGCTTGCGGGAGCCGGCCTCTTGGGACTGAGTGTCCCCGGTCCCCggcacctcctcctccctcctcttggAGGGCGTTTCCGCCTTCTTCTCCTCCGCCCCCGCGGCCTTTTTGAAAGTCCTGTCTGCCGGGGGGTGACGCTCCTCAGCAGCCCGTTTCTTGTGGCTGGGGGAGCGCGCCTCGCCCTCGGCTGCCTCCCCGGACTTGATCTTCACCGCCTGCATGCCGTTCTCCATGTACTTGCTCATCACGATCACGATGCGGCCGTTCTTGTTCTTGTTTTTAACGATCTTCATCTTGCCCCCAATCCCGTTGCCCGTCACCGCCTCCTTGGGGGCCGGCGTCATCCCGTTGGGGGGACCCTTCTCGGAGCCCTTGCCTGGAGCCCCGGCTGTACTGGCCAGGGGCTTCACGGCTCCCAGGTAGCCCTTGGCCCCCCCGCCGTGGGGCCACTTATCGGGCGGGTGGCTCTTGGAGCCTAGGTCCGGGCAGGTGGGGCTGGGCGCCTCCTTGTGGCCGCCCTGGTACTGCAGGTCATACATTTTGGGGTCCGGCTGGTAGGGGTGGTGCTTCTTGCTGTTGAGCTGGTAGTAGTATTTACCGCTCTTGCCTGGCGGTGGGGGCTTGCCCGCCCGCTCCTTGCTGTGCGGCTGGTACTGGTGGTGCTTCTTGCTGTTGAGCTCGTATTGGTGCCCCTGGCCCTTGCCCTGACCGCCCAGCTCCAGCTTGGCGCGGTTGTCAGCCGAGGAGTCCTGGAGTCCGGTCAGCACATTGGAACGACGGGCAAAGGTAGGTACCTGGGGGGAAGGGATGGGAATGGAGGGGGAGGTAAGAGGAGGGATAAGACCAGCCCCAGAGCAAGCCTCCAGCATCAGGAGTGTCCCAGCCCCTACCAGGTCGGGGAAGGGTGTGGGAAGTCAAGATGAAGTGGAATTGGGTGCTTCAGAGGAACTCCCCCCGACTTCCAAGCCTGGAGGCACCTCAGGTGGCAACGTCAAGGGAAAAAGTCGTGGTTGGCCCTGGGGCCCGGGAGTGTATTCACCTGCACCACCAGCGGTTTGGGCTTCGGCCCTCTCTTCCGGTATCCCATCAGCTGCTCCTGCCGTTCCCTGCGGAGAGGGGACAGAGCGCAGTGCTGTTAGCCTCAGGCACTTCCCCTCCTCCTAAGCCCCCACTGTGGTGAGCCGTGGGGCCAGCCAGAACCAGAGGGAGCAAGGGCTCAGGGCAGAAGGTGGCCTCCACTGTCACTAGGGCGCCTCGGGCCGGTTCCAGAGTGCCACTTTACCCCAGTACTAACCCTTATCTGCCCAAGGGGCCCTCTCCGAAGGGCTCCCCCACCTCAGATGTCCATACCTGAAATGGGGCCCCCCACAGCCCTGAATCTTTGCCTGCAGCTTGACACTGGGCAGCTTGGCACTGGTGCCCACAGCCTTGGGCCCGTGGCCCTGCACAAAACGCAGTGGGCTCGGGGGTCCAGGGAATGAAAACAAGTCCAAATGAGGTGAGCGTCAACCGGGTGCCTCCCCGTCAGAGGCAAGGGATGCTAATGACCTCATTAAGATTCAGATAACGAGTGCCGCCGGCAGAAGGGAGGACTCGTTTTCTTAAAGGCCAGGCACTAAACAGGGGGAGGGGCTGCGCCCTTGTTTACACAGCGGCAAATGAGCCAAttaggggctgggggcgggggccggACGCCGAGGCCAGGGCCTGGCCAGGTTCGCAGCCACCAGGTGAACCAGCTCTGGTACGGCTGGGGCGGAGCTGCTGGGCGGGGCGACGCACAGAAGCCCCGCCTACTCGACGAGCCCGGGTTCCCAGCTTCCCTTCATTTCCAAATTATTAATAAAGCCCGTGGGCGGTGGCGCTGGTCAATACAGCTGTCAGGCTTTCGCTGGCAGCCTGGTGGAGGATGATCCGAGGTTGGGAGGAGGGTGGTCCTAGCACTGCCCAACCCTCCATGGCAGAAGCGAGTGCCTCTCCAGCGTAGGCCAAAGTTGCAGCCCATTCCAGATCCTAGGCACCCCTCCACCCTTGGGCTAACCCAGAGTTCTGTCATGCCTGGGGGCCCGGACGGGGGCCTGACTCCAAAGTTGCATGGCATTGCAACAGCCTGCATTTTAAATCTCTGGGGATCCATTATGCAACATGGCATCAGCCGCTGACAAGGTTACAGGCTGGTGAACTCCCAGGTGGAACCCGGGCAGGATCCCTTCTCGGCGCCCTCCTGCGTCAGGAGAGCAACTTCCCTGAGGGTCGCTCCTTCCAAGGGGCTAGAGTTTACAGTTTTAGAGGCAAACGCGCTACAGGaaataatgcaaaataaaagggggagggggaatgGAAGGCCGCGGTGTGACCCAGCTCCGCGGGCTCCTGCTGCTCCGCCCCTCCTCCATCGCCCTTCCCCCTTCTGTCCTCCCGAAACAGAGAACCACAGCCACCGGTGGTGAATCCAGCTGCAGCAGCTGCAGCGTGACAAGCATCTGTGCGCGCGACGAACCCCTCGTCAGAAGCCACCCCTCCACCACCAGGCAGTGCCCACCCCACAGCGGGTCGGCCAAGCTCCCCCTGCCTGAGAATGGGGTCCAGACCCACCAAGTAGCCTAGTGGGAGGTGTGAAGGGCACACAGTGCCAGACAGAATCTGCCCCCTGTCGACCCCAAGCTCCCTGGGGGGTGAGGGTGGCTGGTTAAGGTCTTGTAAACTTTTCTCCAGTCCCCAACAGGTTAAGTTCAGTTCTGTGACGTCCGGAGGTTTCACAATGCCAGCTCCCTTGGAGCTGCCCCGAGAGCTGCCCGTGCCAAGCGGCCAGTGGCAGCAGGAAGGAAACACCTAGGCTCCGGGGGTGGGGTTCTAAGGTAGCCACGGGAGAGGGGCCGGCAGGGAACCGAGGCGCAGCCCCAACTTCTCCGAGCAGCTGTAGGGCCACCCGCAAGCGCCCTTCCCGCAGTTCCCCCAAACACAAGCCTCTCCTTCTCCgggcc comes from Muntiacus reevesi chromosome 18, mMunRee1.1, whole genome shotgun sequence and encodes:
- the CBX4 gene encoding E3 SUMO-protein ligase CBX4 produces the protein MELPAVGEHVFAVESIEKKRIRKGRVEYLVKWRGWSPKYNTWEPEENILDPRLLIAFQNRERQEQLMGYRKRGPKPKPLVVQVPTFARRSNVLTGLQDSSADNRAKLELGGQGKGQGHQYELNSKKHHQYQPHSKERAGKPPPPGKSGKYYYQLNSKKHHPYQPDPKMYDLQYQGGHKEAPSPTCPDLGSKSHPPDKWPHGGGAKGYLGAVKPLASTAGAPGKGSEKGPPNGMTPAPKEAVTGNGIGGKMKIVKNKNKNGRIVIVMSKYMENGMQAVKIKSGEAAEGEARSPSHKKRAAEERHPPADRTFKKAAGAEEKKAETPSKRREEEVPGTGDTQSQEAGSRKLSPTKEAFGEQPLQLTTKPDLLAWDPARSTHPPSHHHHHHHHHHHHHHAVDLNLSHARKRCLSETHGEREPCKKRLTARSISTPTCLGGSPASERPADVPPAAALPQPEVILLDSDLDEPIDLRCVKTRSEAGEPPSALQVKPEAPATAAVAAAPATAAEKPPTEAQDEPEEQLSEFKPFFGNIIITDVTANCLTVTFKEYLTV